From the Labrus mixtus chromosome 17, fLabMix1.1, whole genome shotgun sequence genome, one window contains:
- the gas1b gene encoding growth arrest-specific protein 1b: MENRAILMERVVLLTCSVLILIIGSCIGSPNHSRRPVCWKAILKCHGEPECHYAYDQYLYACASVITGERKRCPSHCISSLIQLNLTQSGPDLEECDCALDPVCRSTKQAIEPCLPRTSTMGCTEARRQCEQDSSCSSAMRDYLFQCRKLFGGEKCSDGCRRVIANMRSIPKAQQLDTCVCDGTDRNICEYVKVSMKTFCSDSADRFAGSGFSDSEEDSEDDYIDQEDDQYVENSSDSLLCRTLLTILTTNLVFTRLI, translated from the coding sequence ATGGAAAATCGTGCCATATTGATGGAGCGAGTGGTGCTTTTGACATGCAGTGTGTTGATCCTGATCATCGGCTCATGCATCGGCTCTCCTAACCACAGTCGCCGGCCGGTCTGCTGGAAAGCAATCCTCAAGTGCCACGGGGAGCCGGAGTGCCATTACGCTTACGATCAATACCTCTACGCGTGCGCTTCCGTCATCACCGGGGAGCGCAAGAGGTGTCCCAGCCACTGCATCTCGTCTCTGATCCAGCTCAATTTAACCCAAAGCGGCCCGGACCTGGAGGAGTGCGACTGCGCCCTCGACCCGGTCTGCAGGAGCACCAAACAAGCCATCGAGCCGTGTCTGCCGCGCACCAGCACCATGGGCTGCACGGAGGCCCGGCGGCAGTGCGAGCAGGACTCGTCGTGCAGCTCCGCGATGAGGGATTACTTGTTTCAGTGCAGGAAACTTTTCGGGGGGGAAAAGTGCTCGGACGGGTGCCGGAGGGTGATCGCGAACATGCGCTCCATACCCAAAGCGCAGCAGCTGGACACGTGTGTGTGCGACGGCACGGACAGGAACATTTGTGAGTACGTGAAAGTCAGCATGAAGACTTTCTGCTCGGATTCCGCCGATAGGTTCGCGGGGAGCGGATTTTCAGACTCCGAGGAGGACTCTGAGGATGATTACATCGATCAGGAGGATGATCAATACGTGGAGAACTCGAGTGACTCCTTGCTTTGTCGGACTCTGCTCACCATCCTCACAACCAATTTGGTTTTTACGAGATTAATATGA
- the fbp1b gene encoding fructose-1,6-bisphosphatase 1b produces MSDRGAFDTNVVTLTRFVLEEGRKAQGTGELTTLLNSICTAVKAISTAVRKAGIANLYGIAGSTNVTGDQVKKLDVLSNDLVINMIKSSFTSCVLVSEEDEKAIIVEPDKRGKYIVCFDPLDGSSNIDCLVSIGTIFAIYRKTTDDEPVEADALQPGRNIVAAGYALYGSATMMVLSTGQGVNCFMLDPAIGEFILVDRDVKIKKKGKIYSLNEGYAQQFYPDVTEYLQKKKYPQDGSAAYGSRYVGSMVADVHRTLVYGGIFLYPANVKSPKGKLRLLYECNPMAFIIEQAGGLATTGSMNVLDIQPTSIHQRVPVVLGSPDDVQEYLDICKKQKK; encoded by the exons ATGTCTGACAGAGGAGCGTTCGACACCAATGTTGTGACCCTCACCAGGTTTGTCctggaggagggaaggaaggcCCAGGGCACAGGAGAGCTCACCACCCTGCTCAACTCCATCTGCACGGCCGTCAAAGCCATCTCAACGGCTGTCAGGAAGGCTGGGATCGCTAACCT ATATGGCATCGCTGGAAGCACCAACGTGACGGGGGACCAGGTGAAGAAGCTGGACGTCCTGTCCAACGACCTGGTCATCAACATGATCAAGTCCTCATTCACCTCCTGTGTGCTGGTGTCTGAGGAGGACGAGAAGGCCATCATTGTGGAGCCAGACAAGCGG GGAAAATACATCGTGTGCTTCGATCCACTGGACGGCTCCTCAAACATCGACTGTCTCGTCTCCATCGGAACAATTTTCGCCATCTACCGAAAG ACCACAGATGATGAGCCGGTGGAGGCCGACGCTCTGCAGCCTGGAAGGAACATCGTAGCGGCAGGTTACGCTCTGTACGGCAGCGCCACCATGATGGTCCTCTCCACGGGTCAGGGGGTCAACTGCTTCATGCTCGACCCT GCTATCGGTGAGTTCATCTTGGTGGACCGAGACGTGAAGATCAAGAAGAAGGGGAAAATCTACAGTTTGAACGAAGGATACGCACAGCAGTTTTACCCAGATGTGACAGAAtacctgcagaagaagaaataccCACAG gaCGGTTCCGCTGCATATGGCAGTCGGTATGTTGGGTCTATGGTCGCCGATGTTCACCGTACTTTGGTGTACGGAGGAATCTTTTTATATCCAGCGAATGTCAAGAGTCCCAAGGGAAag CTGAGGCTGCTGTATGAATGCAACCCGATGGCGTTCATCATCGAGCAGGCAGGAGGCCTGGCCACGACAGGATCTATGAACGTTCTGGACATCCAGCCCACCTCCATCCACCAGAGAGTCCCTGTGGTCCTGGGGTCCCCTGATGATGTGCAGGAGTATCTGGAcatctgcaaaaagcaaaagaaatga
- the LOC132992336 gene encoding E3 ubiquitin/ISG15 ligase TRIM25-like — MAQRGNQLDQDRFCCSLCLDLLKVPVTTSCGHSYCMKCIKSHWDTEDEKRVYSCPQCRHVFTPRPVLLKNTMLADLVEELTEKTGRQAAPADHCYAGSEDVACDVCTGRKLKAQKSCLQCLASYCAKHLRPHFEVPPLKKHELVEPSKKLQENVCSRHDEVMKIFCRTDQESICYLCLMDQHKGHDTVPAAAERSERQREVEVSRQNVQETIKFRKKDLKLLQREVAVINGSADKAVEHSEKIFTELIRLMEKRRSDVKQHVRSQQQTEVSRVRELQEKLEQEITELKRRDAELEKLSQTQDHNQFLHDYPSLSPLVESTHSSGIKICPTRYFEDVTAAVSDVRDILQDVLREKWINISQIVTDVYVLLSETMTRAEFLKYSCDITLDPNTAHTDLSLSEGNRKVNFVWEQQSHSSNPDRFSHYSQVLSKESLTGRSYWEVEWRGGEVCVAVAYKNISRAGSSDECGFGYNDKSWALDCDNGSYNFWHNKVSTPVSGPGSSRIGVYLDHRAGILSFYSISDTMTVLHRVQTTFTQPLHAGLKMYYVGSTAELCKLKKTEVIVPHCTQITCQSKH, encoded by the coding sequence ATGGCTCAGCGAGGAAACCAACTGGACCAAGACAGATTCTGCTGTTCCCTCTGCCTGGATCTACTGAAGGTTCCGGTGACTACTTCTTGTGGACACAGCTACTGCATGAAgtgtattaaaagccactgggatacagaggatgagaagagagtctacagctgccctcagtgcaGACATGTTTTTACACCGAGGCCTGTCCTGTTGAAGAACACCATGTTGGCAGatttagtggaggagctgacTGAGAAGACTGGGCgccaagctgctcctgctgatcactgctatgctggatctgaagacgtggcctgtgatgtctgcaccggGAGGAAACTGAAAGCCCAAaagtcctgtctgcagtgtctgGCCTCTTACTGTGCGAAACACCTCCGGCCTCATTTTGAAGTACCTCCATTAAAGAAACACGAGCTGgtggagccctccaagaagctccaggagaacgtctgctctcgtcatgatgaggtgatgaagataTTTTGTCGCACTGATCAGGAGTCTATCTGTTATCTGTGTTTAATGGACCAACACAAAGGTCACGACACAGtcccagctgcagcagaaaggagcgagaggcagagagaggtggaggtgagTCGACAGAACGTCCAGGAGACAATCAAGTTCAGAAAGAAAGATTTGAAGTTGCTTCAACGGGAGGTGGCGGTTATAAATGGCTCGGCTGATAAAGCAGTGGAGCACAGTGAGAAGAtcttcactgagctgatccgtctcatggagaaaagacgctctgatgtgaagcagcatgtcagatcccagcagcaaactgaagtgagtcgagtcagagagcttcaggagaagctggagcaggagatcactgagctgaagaggagagacgctgaactggagaagctgtcacaaacacaggaccacaaccagtttctccacgactacccctcactgtcaccactcgTTGAATCTACACACTCGTCCGGCATCAAGATCTGTCCTACGAGGTACTTTGAGGACGTGACAGCGGCTGTGTCAGATGTCAGAGATATATtacaggacgtcctgagagagaaatggataAACATCTCACAGATAGTGACTGATGTGTATGTTTTACTATCAGAGACCATGACCAGagctgagttcttaaaatattcatgtgacatcacactggatccaaacacagcacacacagatcTGTCATTATCTGAGgggaacagaaaagtaaatTTTGTATGGGAACAACAGTCTCATTCTAGTAATCCAGACAGATTCAGTCATTACTCTCAggtcctgagtaaagagagtctgaCCGGACGTTCTTACTGGGAggtggagtggagaggaggagaagtttGTGTCGCAGTCGCATACAAGAAcatcagcagagcagggagcTCAGATGAATGTGGGTTTGGCTACAATGACAAATCTTGGGCGTTAGATTGTGACAACGGCAGTTATAACTTTTGGCACAACAAAGTCAGCACTCCAGTCTCAGGTCCTGGGTCCTCCAGAataggagtgtacctggatcacagagcaggtattctgtccttctacagtATCTCTGACACCATGACtgtcctccacagagtccagaccacattcactcagcctctacatgctggactcAAGATGTATTATGTTGGATCCActgctgagttgtgtaaactgaaaAAGACAGAAGTCATTGTCCCTCACTGCACACAGATCACATGTCAATCAAAACATTAG